The Pirellulimonas nuda genome includes a region encoding these proteins:
- a CDS encoding Gfo/Idh/MocA family protein: protein MPLETVSRRDFLATSAVGAALASAPAVAQTNANSRLRLGYIGVGGRAQTHIHSGCDLYNVDGSVEIATVCDVFNRYRDETAARVAAVTGKSPAKTGDYRDILADKSIDAVVIATPDHWHAKQTIDALQAGKHVYCEKPMTHSVEEAIRVYKAWKESGLVMQVGVQSTSLPVWGAINERINAGGFGKILQYQTEYFRNSDLGQWRYYKLAEDMTPKNIDWKMFLGADLGLAPQMPFDRAKFAQWRCYWDFGAGMFTDLFVHRTTSMLKATGLRFPGRVVGAGGIYLEYDGRGVPDVATVVADFDEGVQGLVTATMCSGETPIKQVIRGHHASAVLGVGEGFSGYDFVAERPQVTHDSSIVSERVKVGGVENSSLAHFKNFVDAAVAGRPELVNCSPELGAAAMTVVKLGSRSYREGKVFHFDPDNLTYSDGSSAWADRWEKMSAEGAAPRHVPGWTAGDKGSVLFPSEYQKLAGPWVNGKDPADA, encoded by the coding sequence ATGCCATTGGAAACCGTTAGCAGACGTGACTTTCTCGCCACGTCTGCCGTGGGCGCGGCGTTGGCCTCTGCGCCGGCGGTCGCCCAGACCAACGCCAACAGCCGGCTACGACTCGGCTATATCGGCGTGGGGGGGCGCGCCCAGACGCACATCCACAGCGGGTGCGACCTCTACAATGTCGACGGCTCGGTCGAGATCGCGACCGTCTGCGACGTCTTCAACCGCTATCGCGACGAAACCGCGGCGCGGGTGGCGGCCGTTACTGGCAAGTCCCCCGCCAAGACGGGCGACTACCGAGACATCCTGGCCGATAAGTCGATCGACGCGGTCGTCATCGCCACCCCGGACCATTGGCATGCAAAGCAGACGATCGACGCGCTCCAGGCAGGCAAGCACGTCTACTGCGAGAAGCCGATGACGCACTCCGTTGAAGAGGCGATCCGGGTCTACAAGGCGTGGAAAGAGTCGGGCCTAGTGATGCAGGTTGGCGTGCAGTCCACCTCGCTGCCGGTGTGGGGAGCGATCAACGAGCGCATCAACGCCGGCGGGTTCGGGAAGATCTTGCAGTACCAGACCGAGTACTTCCGCAACTCCGACCTCGGCCAGTGGCGCTACTACAAGCTGGCCGAGGACATGACGCCCAAGAACATCGACTGGAAGATGTTCCTCGGCGCCGACCTGGGCCTGGCGCCCCAGATGCCGTTCGACCGGGCCAAGTTCGCCCAGTGGCGTTGCTACTGGGATTTTGGCGCGGGGATGTTTACCGATCTGTTCGTGCACCGCACCACCTCGATGCTCAAGGCGACCGGGCTCCGCTTTCCGGGCCGCGTGGTGGGCGCAGGGGGCATCTACCTAGAGTACGACGGCCGGGGCGTGCCGGACGTAGCAACCGTGGTGGCCGACTTTGACGAAGGGGTCCAGGGCCTGGTGACCGCTACCATGTGCAGCGGCGAGACCCCCATCAAGCAGGTGATCCGCGGCCACCACGCCTCGGCGGTGCTGGGGGTCGGCGAAGGCTTCTCGGGCTACGACTTCGTCGCGGAGCGCCCCCAGGTGACCCACGACAGCTCGATCGTCAGCGAGCGGGTCAAGGTGGGTGGGGTCGAGAACAGCTCGCTGGCGCACTTCAAGAACTTCGTCGACGCGGCCGTGGCCGGCAGGCCTGAGCTGGTGAACTGCTCCCCCGAACTGGGCGCCGCTGCCATGACCGTCGTGAAGCTCGGCTCGCGCAGCTACCGCGAGGGGAAGGTGTTCCACTTCGACCCAGACAATCTTACCTACTCCGACGGCAGCAGCGCCTGGGCCGACCGGTGGGAGAAGATGTCCGCCGAAGGCGCCGCCCCACGCCACGTGCCAGGCTGGACGGCCGGCGACAAGGGAAGCGTGCTCTTCCCCAGCGAATACCAGAAGCTGGCCGGCCCATGGGTCAACGGCAAAGACCCGGCAGACGCCTAG
- a CDS encoding sulfatase-like hydrolase/transferase translates to MTRLCTIAFSALLMGIAGAWSVCLADAPPAPRVLLIGDSISIGYTPFVTSMLDGEADVTRIKGNAASTTKTLQRIDEVLGDEPWDVIHFNWGLHDLCYRSPDSKEQGNRDKINGVLSTTLDQYEQNLNTLVERLEKTGAKLIWASTTVVPEGEAGRFVGDDVKYNAVAARVMQQHGVAVNDLYEVSASFPATDFVGPGNVHFTRAGYKKLAAPVAESIRTALRQPATDKAESRPPNIVVVLVDDLGWMDLGCQGSDFYKTPNIDRLAAGGIRFTNGYAACAVCSPTRAALQTGRYPHRVGVTDWIRSRFQRGGMGTPEENPTQYVGGKGRKLLCPPNPYWMEHEELTIAELLRDAKDYRTGYVGKWHLGDPDWYPEKQGYQENRGGCDYGQPPSYFDPFHQPNSADASLRSGIYHLPGKQPGQFLTHREADEAEALIRRWKDEPFYIQVSHYAVHTPIQAIEEVAQRYRQSPGRLQTNAKYAALVESVDDSVGQILRTLEELELSDQTLVIFTSDNGGLLGPTNNAPLRSGKGFAYEGGIRVPFIMNWPGRIPGGKVNDTPIVSMDVLPTVLAAAGVEPPADRPIDGVSLLPLALSGGADALPTRPLVWHFPHYREAPGPYSIIRDGDWKLIKYWQGENELYNLKRDLSETNDLAGAEPEKAAELEAMLLALLRQQDARLPRPNPDYAGAPAQQKPSRALGARPVGAG, encoded by the coding sequence ATGACTCGACTTTGCACGATCGCGTTTTCTGCCTTGCTAATGGGGATCGCCGGCGCGTGGAGCGTCTGCCTCGCCGACGCCCCCCCTGCCCCGCGGGTGCTGCTGATCGGCGACTCGATCTCTATCGGGTACACCCCGTTTGTGACGTCGATGTTGGACGGAGAAGCGGACGTCACCCGGATCAAGGGGAACGCCGCCTCGACGACGAAGACGCTGCAGCGGATCGACGAGGTGCTCGGCGATGAGCCTTGGGACGTGATCCACTTCAACTGGGGGCTCCACGACCTTTGCTACCGCAGCCCGGATTCCAAAGAGCAGGGCAACCGCGACAAGATCAACGGGGTGCTTTCGACCACGCTTGACCAGTACGAGCAGAACCTGAACACGCTGGTCGAGCGTCTGGAGAAGACCGGCGCCAAGCTGATCTGGGCGTCGACCACCGTCGTGCCCGAGGGGGAGGCGGGCCGGTTTGTCGGCGACGACGTCAAGTACAACGCGGTCGCGGCGCGCGTGATGCAGCAGCACGGCGTCGCCGTTAACGACCTGTACGAGGTGTCGGCGTCGTTCCCCGCGACGGACTTCGTCGGCCCCGGCAACGTGCACTTCACGCGCGCGGGCTACAAGAAGCTGGCCGCCCCCGTGGCCGAGAGCATCCGCACGGCCCTCCGGCAGCCGGCCACCGACAAGGCAGAGAGCCGTCCCCCCAACATAGTCGTCGTGCTGGTAGACGACCTGGGCTGGATGGACCTGGGCTGCCAGGGGTCGGACTTCTACAAGACCCCCAACATCGACCGACTGGCCGCCGGCGGCATCCGGTTCACCAACGGCTACGCCGCGTGCGCGGTTTGTTCGCCTACCCGCGCGGCGTTGCAGACGGGCCGGTACCCGCACCGCGTGGGGGTGACGGACTGGATCCGGTCGCGGTTCCAACGCGGGGGGATGGGGACGCCCGAGGAGAACCCCACGCAGTACGTGGGGGGCAAGGGCCGCAAGCTGCTGTGCCCCCCCAATCCGTACTGGATGGAGCACGAGGAATTGACGATCGCCGAGCTGCTGCGTGACGCAAAGGATTACCGCACCGGCTACGTCGGCAAGTGGCACTTGGGCGACCCCGATTGGTACCCGGAGAAGCAAGGGTACCAGGAGAACCGAGGAGGCTGCGACTACGGCCAGCCCCCGTCCTATTTCGATCCCTTCCATCAGCCGAACAGCGCGGACGCGAGCCTCCGCAGCGGCATCTACCACCTGCCGGGCAAGCAGCCGGGGCAGTTCCTTACGCACCGCGAGGCCGACGAGGCCGAGGCGCTGATCCGCCGGTGGAAGGACGAGCCGTTCTACATCCAGGTGAGCCACTACGCGGTCCACACGCCCATCCAGGCCATCGAGGAAGTAGCCCAGCGGTACCGCCAGTCGCCCGGGCGGCTGCAGACCAACGCCAAGTACGCGGCGCTGGTGGAATCGGTCGACGATTCGGTCGGTCAGATCCTCCGCACGCTGGAAGAACTGGAGTTGTCGGATCAGACGCTGGTGATCTTTACCAGCGACAACGGCGGCCTGCTGGGCCCCACCAACAACGCCCCGCTCCGCAGCGGCAAGGGCTTTGCGTACGAGGGGGGGATCCGCGTCCCCTTCATCATGAACTGGCCCGGCCGTATCCCGGGGGGCAAGGTGAACGACACTCCCATCGTTTCGATGGACGTCCTGCCGACGGTGCTCGCGGCCGCGGGGGTCGAGCCGCCGGCCGACCGGCCGATCGATGGCGTCTCGCTGCTTCCCCTTGCGCTGTCGGGGGGCGCCGATGCACTCCCCACGCGGCCGCTGGTTTGGCACTTCCCGCACTACCGCGAGGCGCCGGGGCCCTACTCCATCATCCGCGACGGCGACTGGAAGCTGATCAAGTACTGGCAGGGGGAGAACGAGCTCTACAACCTGAAGCGCGACCTGAGCGAGACCAACGACCTGGCCGGCGCGGAGCCGGAGAAGGCCGCCGAGCTCGAAGCCATGCTGCTGGCGCTGCTGCGACAACAGGACGCGAGGCTCCCGCGTCCCAACCCCGACTACGCGGGCGCCCCGGCGCAGCAGAAGCCTTCCCGAGCGCTCGGCGCCAGGCCCGTCGGCGCCGGCTAA
- a CDS encoding amino acid permease: protein MSAGETAKDHQHAKFGALGGVFTPCTLTILGVIMFLRFGQVVGQAGFWGSIAIVLAAKAITTLTSLSLSAIATNTRVRGGGAYYLISRSLGVEFGGAIGIVFFLAQAISVAMYVIGFTEALVNTFPSLAPSSTWVASVVNLATFACVYVGAGWTIKVQYAILAVLGAALTSFYLGAAGQFSVGVLQENLAPHYLAGENFFSIFALFFPAVTGIMAGANMSGDLKSPAHAIPRGTLGAVAVTALIYLSLACVLAGVRPHQELIANNFVMRDVAAWPILITAGVFAATLSSALGSMMGAPRILQALARDDVFPFLRFFGAASGKSSEPRRAAVLSFVIAQCCVLLGDLNAIAPIITMFFMITYALLNLATFFEAVTKNPSYRPTFRYCHWSLSLLGAVGCLAVMLLINWAWAVGSIVVIAAIYGYIQYREIEARWGDLQGGVVFERARRSLLRLEAMSYHPKNWRPIVLAMSSSAWNRPHLAIYGEWLTAGHGILTLAQVVCGDVEKHAERRESYERALRKFIEKQELLAFPTVVIAPYPSDGIESLVQCHGIGGFKPNTVLIGWPRSEEKAEAFGATLRLLARLRRSIICARLLRDDDDDEPAEGEEEQPRDDAWFVPEGTIDVWWRGMENGELMLLLAHLLNRNPSWRRNPIRVLRIVPNEEAVQEVRGHIANLAADSRIRIEPVVIVAKDPPAVIQQASRNAALLLLGFEAPKEGDEKSFYRRMDELAGGLPRVLFVDSAGGMTLES, encoded by the coding sequence ATGTCCGCTGGCGAGACCGCTAAGGATCATCAACACGCAAAGTTCGGCGCGCTGGGCGGGGTGTTTACCCCGTGCACGCTCACGATCTTAGGCGTCATTATGTTCCTGCGGTTCGGCCAGGTGGTCGGGCAGGCGGGGTTCTGGGGCAGCATCGCGATCGTGCTGGCCGCCAAGGCCATCACCACGCTGACCAGCCTGTCGCTGTCGGCCATCGCCACCAACACGCGTGTGCGCGGCGGGGGCGCCTACTACCTCATCAGCCGCAGCCTCGGCGTGGAGTTCGGCGGCGCGATCGGGATCGTCTTCTTCCTGGCGCAGGCCATCTCGGTGGCGATGTACGTGATCGGCTTCACCGAGGCGTTGGTCAACACGTTCCCCTCGCTCGCCCCCTCCAGCACGTGGGTGGCGTCGGTGGTGAACCTGGCGACGTTCGCGTGCGTGTACGTGGGCGCGGGTTGGACCATCAAGGTGCAGTACGCCATCCTGGCCGTGCTGGGGGCGGCGCTGACGTCGTTCTACCTGGGGGCGGCCGGCCAGTTTTCCGTAGGGGTGCTGCAAGAGAACCTCGCGCCCCACTACCTGGCGGGCGAGAACTTCTTCTCCATCTTTGCGCTCTTCTTCCCGGCCGTGACCGGCATCATGGCGGGGGCCAATATGTCGGGCGACCTCAAGAGCCCGGCGCACGCCATCCCGCGGGGCACCCTGGGCGCCGTGGCGGTAACCGCGCTGATCTACCTGTCGCTCGCCTGCGTGCTGGCCGGGGTCCGACCGCACCAAGAACTGATCGCCAACAACTTCGTCATGCGCGACGTCGCGGCCTGGCCCATCCTCATCACCGCCGGCGTGTTCGCCGCCACGCTCTCCAGCGCGTTGGGGTCGATGATGGGCGCCCCGCGCATCCTGCAGGCCCTGGCCCGCGACGACGTGTTCCCGTTCTTGCGGTTCTTCGGCGCCGCCAGCGGCAAGTCGAGCGAGCCGCGGCGGGCCGCGGTGCTGTCGTTCGTGATTGCGCAGTGCTGCGTCCTGCTGGGCGACCTGAACGCGATCGCGCCGATCATCACGATGTTCTTCATGATCACCTACGCGCTGCTGAACCTGGCCACCTTCTTCGAGGCGGTCACCAAAAACCCCAGCTACCGCCCCACCTTCCGCTACTGCCACTGGTCGCTGTCGCTGCTGGGCGCCGTGGGGTGCCTGGCGGTCATGCTGCTGATCAACTGGGCGTGGGCGGTGGGTTCGATCGTCGTGATCGCCGCCATCTACGGCTACATCCAGTACCGTGAGATCGAGGCCCGCTGGGGCGACCTCCAAGGGGGCGTCGTCTTCGAACGCGCCCGCAGGTCGCTGTTGCGCCTCGAGGCGATGTCGTACCACCCCAAGAACTGGCGCCCGATCGTGCTGGCCATGTCGAGCAGCGCCTGGAACCGCCCCCACCTGGCAATCTACGGCGAGTGGCTGACCGCCGGCCACGGCATCCTGACCCTGGCGCAGGTCGTGTGCGGCGACGTCGAGAAGCACGCCGAGCGACGCGAGAGCTACGAGCGGGCCCTGCGGAAGTTCATCGAGAAGCAAGAGCTGTTGGCGTTCCCCACGGTGGTGATCGCCCCCTACCCGTCGGACGGCATCGAGTCGCTCGTGCAGTGCCACGGCATCGGCGGGTTCAAGCCGAACACCGTGCTGATCGGTTGGCCCAGGTCGGAGGAGAAGGCCGAGGCGTTCGGCGCCACGCTCCGGCTGCTCGCCCGGCTGCGGCGCAGCATCATCTGCGCGCGGCTGCTGCGAGACGACGATGACGACGAGCCCGCCGAGGGCGAAGAAGAGCAGCCGCGCGACGACGCCTGGTTCGTCCCAGAAGGGACCATCGACGTGTGGTGGCGCGGCATGGAGAACGGCGAGCTCATGCTGCTGCTGGCGCACCTGCTGAACCGGAACCCATCGTGGCGCCGCAACCCGATCCGCGTGCTGCGGATCGTCCCCAACGAAGAGGCCGTGCAGGAGGTGCGCGGGCACATCGCCAACCTAGCGGCCGACTCGCGGATCCGCATCGAGCCGGTGGTGATCGTCGCCAAGGACCCGCCGGCCGTGATCCAGCAGGCCTCGCGCAACGCGGCGCTGCTGCTGCTGGGCTTCGAGGCGCCCAAGGAGGGAGACGAGAAGTCTTTCTACCGCAGAATGGACGAGCTCGCCGGCGGCTTGCCGCGGGTGCTGTTTGTCGACAGCGCCGGTGGGATGACGCTAGAGTCGTAG